A single region of the Thermoanaerobacterium aotearoense genome encodes:
- a CDS encoding APC family permease: MDFIIGVKKAGSTQTTITVFEVCLFLFFIIVSAVHFKSSNVMPLFPAGKGMNTLSAAATSTLWAFVGLETASITAEEIKNPERNVKLSTILGILIAVVMYLAINLSAMGAMPQSQLAKSASPIADILKQFLGKNIANVIIVGSVVSVLGTTVGWLLSTARVAYAAGKDGLFPEIFSKVHPKYKTPHVSLIIGSVLVNLLLLMNYTKSLVSAFNFIILLATLSFLPVYAFTAASEMMLLIKRDKNVSVLGFIKNSIVPLLGFAYAMWTIYGSGAETVMYGFIMLMCGIPFYIYMKYKNSTKLSEIRKVLE, encoded by the coding sequence ATGGATTTTATAATAGGTGTAAAAAAGGCTGGATCAACTCAAACAACAATAACTGTTTTTGAAGTATGTCTTTTTTTGTTCTTCATAATCGTATCAGCAGTGCATTTCAAGTCAAGCAATGTAATGCCATTATTCCCTGCAGGAAAAGGCATGAATACTTTATCTGCAGCAGCCACTTCAACGCTGTGGGCATTTGTAGGACTTGAAACTGCGTCAATAACTGCTGAAGAAATCAAAAACCCTGAAAGAAACGTAAAATTAAGCACAATATTGGGGATATTAATAGCAGTAGTAATGTACCTTGCCATAAACCTCTCGGCAATGGGTGCAATGCCGCAAAGCCAGCTTGCAAAAAGTGCTTCTCCTATAGCTGACATCCTTAAACAGTTTTTAGGAAAAAACATTGCAAATGTCATAATAGTAGGCTCTGTAGTAAGTGTGCTCGGCACAACTGTCGGATGGCTTTTATCTACAGCTCGTGTGGCTTATGCGGCAGGTAAAGACGGCCTATTTCCAGAAATCTTTTCAAAAGTACATCCTAAATACAAGACTCCTCACGTGTCATTGATTATAGGATCGGTACTTGTAAATTTGCTATTGCTGATGAACTATACAAAATCTCTTGTTTCTGCGTTTAATTTCATAATATTGCTGGCAACTCTATCTTTCCTGCCCGTATACGCTTTTACAGCCGCATCTGAAATGATGCTTCTTATAAAAAGAGACAAAAATGTCAGCGTATTAGGCTTTATAAAAAATTCCATTGTTCCGCTTTTAGGATTTGCATACGCTATGTGGACAATATACGGATCTGGAGCCGAGACTGTCATGTACGGATTCATAATGCTTATGTGCGGCATACCATTCTATATATACATGAAGTACAAAAATAGCACAAAACTAAGCGAGATTCGAAAAGTCTTAGAATAA
- a CDS encoding acyltransferase family protein: MPKPLNENARYMAGLDGLRALAVLAVIGYHLNLTFLQGGFFGVSIFFVLSGYLITNIIASEWEKNNKVDLKNFWKRRMLRLFPALFIMIIVVVSYVTLFDASRLSSIKGDAITSLLYVNNWWLIFHKVSYFAKFGPQSTFGNLWSLAVEGQFYLIWPLALIAAFKYIKKKKHIFIITLLLSALSALAMGMMYIPGMDPSRVYYGTDTRAFGLLLGSALALILPSNKFSHTEAKRKVLIYDAIGFLAIASVFAMLMYVNQYDSFVYKGGMYLLSIITAVVVAVSAHPKSLLGKILGCGPLRWLGARSYGVYLWYFPVLILTTPTVDTKGLDPIRALLQVFMIIVISALSWKYVEDPIRHGALKKIINDLKSLRFEKGKILPTLKTSALVSLSVCLMGIFIAGMSGIIPASASVSLNSGAANAASDSPSYVESGNSNSSDLQGYNDNLPDNRRDIKYYPYKGGNPSSAASSSGNSTISPVQDGKGITIIGDSILIDTKPYLEEMLPGITIDGKVGRQMYQAKDVVKSLKAKGKIDTLIVELGTNGPFTEDQLLSLLKSAEPVKHVILVNVRVPRPWESIVNETLSKVSSEYPHTTLVDWYKASYGHDSFFSPDAVHLEPSGAKYFASLIANAVKEEN, from the coding sequence GTGCCAAAGCCTTTAAACGAAAACGCAAGATACATGGCAGGACTTGACGGGCTACGGGCTTTAGCTGTACTTGCTGTCATTGGGTATCATCTTAATCTGACTTTTTTGCAAGGTGGTTTTTTTGGCGTCAGCATATTTTTTGTGTTGTCAGGATACTTGATAACAAATATAATTGCATCAGAATGGGAGAAAAACAATAAAGTTGATTTAAAAAATTTTTGGAAGCGCAGGATGTTGAGGCTGTTTCCAGCCCTCTTTATCATGATAATTGTAGTCGTCTCTTATGTTACGCTTTTCGACGCTTCAAGGCTTTCATCTATTAAAGGTGATGCTATAACAAGTTTGCTTTATGTCAACAATTGGTGGCTTATATTCCACAAGGTATCTTACTTTGCTAAATTTGGGCCACAATCAACGTTTGGCAATCTATGGTCACTGGCTGTTGAAGGACAGTTTTACCTTATTTGGCCATTAGCTTTGATTGCGGCATTTAAGTATATAAAGAAGAAAAAGCACATTTTTATTATCACTTTGCTGCTTTCTGCGCTTTCTGCCTTAGCAATGGGTATGATGTACATTCCAGGAATGGATCCCAGCCGTGTGTATTATGGCACCGATACTCGCGCTTTTGGGCTTCTTTTAGGTTCAGCTTTAGCACTGATTCTGCCCAGCAACAAATTTTCTCACACTGAGGCTAAAAGAAAAGTATTGATTTATGATGCGATTGGCTTTTTGGCAATAGCTTCGGTTTTTGCTATGCTTATGTACGTCAATCAATACGATTCTTTTGTATATAAAGGCGGCATGTACTTGCTATCTATAATAACTGCTGTAGTGGTGGCTGTGTCAGCACATCCTAAAAGCTTGTTAGGAAAAATATTAGGATGCGGTCCATTAAGATGGTTGGGGGCAAGGTCGTATGGAGTGTACCTTTGGTACTTTCCAGTGCTTATTTTGACGACGCCAACTGTAGATACGAAAGGCTTAGACCCTATTCGGGCGCTATTGCAGGTATTTATGATCATCGTTATTTCTGCCTTGTCATGGAAATACGTGGAGGATCCAATAAGGCACGGGGCACTTAAAAAAATCATAAACGACTTAAAATCATTGAGATTTGAAAAAGGTAAAATACTACCTACACTTAAAACATCTGCTTTAGTTTCATTATCCGTATGCTTAATGGGTATTTTTATTGCGGGCATGAGTGGAATCATACCTGCCAGCGCATCAGTTTCATTAAATTCAGGTGCGGCAAATGCTGCTTCAGATTCACCATCTTATGTAGAAAGCGGTAATAGTAATAGCAGTGATTTACAGGGATACAATGATAATCTGCCAGATAATAGAAGGGATATTAAATACTATCCGTATAAAGGAGGGAATCCCAGCTCAGCGGCCTCAAGTAGCGGTAATTCCACAATCAGCCCTGTACAGGATGGAAAGGGCATAACCATAATAGGTGACTCAATATTGATAGATACGAAGCCTTATTTGGAGGAGATGCTGCCGGGAATCACCATCGATGGCAAAGTAGGCAGGCAAATGTATCAGGCAAAAGATGTCGTGAAAAGCCTTAAAGCAAAGGGAAAAATAGATACTTTGATAGTTGAGTTGGGAACAAATGGGCCTTTCACTGAAGACCAGCTTTTGTCGCTTTTAAAGAGTGCAGAGCCCGTAAAACACGTAATATTGGTAAATGTTCGCGTCCCACGGCCCTGGGAAAGCATCGTAAATGAGACATTGTCAAAAGTGTCTTCAGAATATCCACATACTACTTTAGTCGACTGGTATAAAGCCAGTTATGGACACGATTCATTCTTTTCACCCGATGCGGTTCACTTAGAGCCCAGTGGTGCTAAGTATTTTGCTTCACTTATAGCAAACGCAGTAAAAGAAGAAAATTAA
- a CDS encoding cysteine hydrolase family protein: MNFDSFLYNTRPFLNYLFDFYSNLDDMKLSTVIKDAGSADNVSIIVVDMINGFCKNGALSSPRIGGIIEHIKSLIKASYRMGIKNVMFVNDAHVKGAAEFANYPEHCVKGTDESRIVEELLEVVKDKPNVYEKNSLNVFFGGEDGDGNEFLRKIFDMIKGGKSTFIIVGNCTDLCVYQTAISIKMIANANNLSANVIVPENCVETYDISVKTAERLKIVPHDGDLTHTMFLYHMKLNGINIVKELLEE, translated from the coding sequence ATGAATTTTGATAGCTTTTTGTACAATACAAGACCTTTTTTGAATTATTTGTTTGATTTTTATAGCAACTTAGATGACATGAAGTTAAGCACCGTCATAAAAGATGCCGGAAGTGCTGACAATGTGTCGATTATAGTCGTTGACATGATAAATGGTTTTTGCAAAAATGGAGCTTTGTCAAGTCCTCGAATAGGAGGGATTATAGAACATATAAAGAGCCTCATTAAAGCTTCATACAGAATGGGCATAAAGAATGTGATGTTTGTAAATGATGCACATGTCAAAGGCGCTGCAGAATTTGCGAATTATCCAGAACATTGTGTCAAAGGAACTGATGAAAGCCGTATTGTAGAGGAGCTTTTAGAAGTAGTCAAGGACAAGCCGAATGTGTACGAGAAAAATTCGCTAAATGTTTTTTTCGGCGGAGAAGATGGCGATGGGAATGAGTTTTTGAGAAAGATATTTGATATGATAAAAGGAGGCAAATCTACATTTATCATCGTAGGTAATTGCACTGATTTGTGTGTATATCAGACGGCGATTTCTATAAAGATGATTGCAAATGCCAATAATTTAAGTGCCAATGTGATTGTGCCTGAAAATTGTGTTGAGACTTATGATATAAGTGTGAAGACGGCGGAAAGGCTGAAAATAGTTCCACACGATGGCGACTTAACACATACTATGTTTCTATACCACATGAAGCTTAATGGCATAAATATAGTCAAAGAACTGCTGGAAGAATAA
- a CDS encoding PaaI family thioesterase yields the protein MEAKNLGINEELFKEIIELNQKAQFHNLIGMEIAELGSGKVTMEMTISEKHLNIFGIAHGGVLFSLMDTAMGIAAKTMGKNMVTLEMNINYIKPLKDKDRIKAIGKIIHMGKTTAVAVCDAYNQDGKLVGSSRETFYCID from the coding sequence AAGCTAAAAATCTCGGTATAAATGAAGAATTATTCAAAGAAATAATCGAGTTGAACCAAAAAGCTCAGTTTCACAATCTAATCGGCATGGAGATTGCTGAGCTTGGCAGTGGTAAAGTGACGATGGAAATGACGATTTCCGAGAAACATCTAAATATCTTTGGGATTGCTCACGGCGGTGTACTTTTTTCTCTCATGGATACAGCTATGGGAATTGCTGCAAAGACGATGGGGAAAAACATGGTGACTCTCGAGATGAACATAAACTATATAAAGCCATTAAAAGACAAAGACAGGATCAAGGCAATAGGGAAGATCATCCACATGGGCAAGACGACTGCTGTTGCAGTATGTGATGCATACAATCAAGATGGCAAACTTGTGGGGTCTTCCCGTGAGACATTTTACTGCATAGATTAA